Within Schumannella luteola, the genomic segment CGGAGTTCGAGGTCGTGGACGGCGAGCACGATGGAGGTCCGTTCTGCGAGGGCGGGATGCGGGAGTCAGAGGCGTCGGCGACGACGGCGGGCGCGGTTCCCGCGGTGCGCGGGACGGCCAGCCGCCCAGTTTACGTCAGGCGCGCGACGCTCGCCGACGGCCGGCGGCTCCGTGCCCTCGGACACCGCCGCGGCGGACCCGTCGGCCCTCACGTCAGTCGACCCCGCGCGCGGTGAGCGCGTCGGCCACGTCGTCGGCGTGCCGCAGCGCCAGCACGAGCAGCGGCACGACCGCGCGGAAGCCGAGCCGCACGCCGCGGGCCCGCTGCGCTTCGCGCACGCGCTGAGCGAGCGCGCCGATCACCGGGACCATCGTGATCGCGAGAGAGAGGGTGAGCCCGACGCGGCCGGGGTCGACTCCGATCCGGCGCAGCGGCCCGAGCGCGGTCTCGAGCGCCGACAGCAGATCGGAGCTGCGGGTCGTGAGGCTGAGCAGACCCGCCAGCAGCACGATCGCGACGACACGCACCGTGTTGACGGCCGCGTCGCCGGGCGTGAGGAAGATCAGCTGCGTCACCGCCATCGCCATCACGATCCACCGCGTCGACCAGAGCTGGCGCAGCAGCGGGCGGCCCGCGAGTCCGCCCAGAGCGAAGAGCGCGACCACGAGCAGGAGTCCGCCGCCCGCCAGAGCGAGCCCGAGGCCGATCGGCTGTCGCGGCATCAGCGAGAAGCCGATGCCCAGCAGGGCGAGCAGCACGAGCTTGAGGCCCGCGGGCGCGCGGTGCAGCGGGCTCGTGCCGGCGCGGTAGAGCGAGATCACGCGTGCAGCGCCCGATAGTCGGCGATCAGCGCGGCCGGCTCGCCCGCATCGACCAGCCGTCCTTCGGCGAAGCGCAGCGCGACGTCGCAGCGCGCCGCGACCTCGAGGTCGTGGGTGACGACGACCAGCTGCGCCTCGAGCGCGTCGATGAGGATGCCGCCCACCCGGCGCGCGTTGCCGAGGTCGAGCAGCGTGGTCGGCTCGTCGGCGATCACCAGCGCGGGGCGGCGCACGAGCACGGCGGCGAGGGCCAGCAGCTGCTTCTGCCCGCCGGAGAGCTGGTGCGCCGGCGCTTCGGCCAGCGCCGTCAGCCCGTAGACGTCGAGTGCCGCCGCGACGCGGTCGGCGATCTCGTCACGGGTCAGCCCGCTCCCCCGCAGCGAGAAGGCCACGTCTTCGGCGACGGTCGGCATGAGGATCTGCGCGTCCGGGTTGGTGAAGACGATGCCGACCGCACGGCGCAGCGCCTTCTGCTGACGTGCGACGTCGATTCCGTGCACGGCGACCGAGCCGCGCGTCGGCGTCACGAGGCCGCCGAGCACGCGGGCGAAGGTCGACTTGCCCGAGCCGTTCGCGCCGATCACGGCGATGCGCCGCTGGTCGAGCCGCACCGTGACGTCGGCGAGCACGACCGTGCCCCCGAGGTCGACATCGAGAGAGTCGACGACGATCTCACGGACGGGAACGGCCGAGGCGGACTCCGCTGGCGCAGCCGAGCCTGATCCCGTCATCGAGCCGTTCCGCCGGACTCAGCCGACGGCGCCGCGGCCTGGCCGTCCGGCACGGCGTCGGATCCCCGAGCCCCCGTCGACACGAGAGGCAGGCGCGCGGATCCCCGTCGGTCGGCCCGGCGCCCGAAGGCCGGCGGGTACGCCCGCCAGAGCGCGAGCGTCAGCAGCGTCGCCACGACGACCTTGATCGCGTCGCCCGGCACGAACAGCAGGCTGCCGAGCGCGGTCGCGCCGAGCGGGAGGCCGGTCAGCGCGGCCTGCAC encodes:
- a CDS encoding energy-coupling factor transporter transmembrane component T, with the protein product MISLYRAGTSPLHRAPAGLKLVLLALLGIGFSLMPRQPIGLGLALAGGGLLLVVALFALGGLAGRPLLRQLWSTRWIVMAMAVTQLIFLTPGDAAVNTVRVVAIVLLAGLLSLTTRSSDLLSALETALGPLRRIGVDPGRVGLTLSLAITMVPVIGALAQRVREAQRARGVRLGFRAVVPLLVLALRHADDVADALTARGVD
- a CDS encoding energy-coupling factor ABC transporter ATP-binding protein, which gives rise to MTGSGSAAPAESASAVPVREIVVDSLDVDLGGTVVLADVTVRLDQRRIAVIGANGSGKSTFARVLGGLVTPTRGSVAVHGIDVARQQKALRRAVGIVFTNPDAQILMPTVAEDVAFSLRGSGLTRDEIADRVAAALDVYGLTALAEAPAHQLSGGQKQLLALAAVLVRRPALVIADEPTTLLDLGNARRVGGILIDALEAQLVVVTHDLEVAARCDVALRFAEGRLVDAGEPAALIADYRALHA